The proteins below come from a single Nitrosospira sp. Is2 genomic window:
- a CDS encoding aspartate kinase, whose amino-acid sequence MTLIVQKYGGTSVGSTERIKNVARRIAKFQSRGHQIVVVVSAMSGETNRLIALAREFQANPHPRELDVMVSTGEQVSVALLSMALMDLGVQAKSYTGSQVRILTDNAHTKARILKIDEDKIRADLDAGYVVAVAGFQGVDEAGSITTLGRGGSDTTAVALAAALKADECQIYTDVDGVYTTDPRIVPEARKLRTITFEEMLEMASLGSKVLQIRSVEFAGKYKVKLRVLSSFEEEGEGTLITFEEEENMEHAIISGIAFNRDEAKITVQGVPDRPGIAYQILGPVADANIDVDMIIQNVGHDGMTDFSFTVNRSDFTRTVDILKNQVQPHIGARGVIGGDRIAKVSIVGVGMRSHVGIASRMFRALAEEGINIQMISTSEIKISVVVDEKYMELAVRVLHKIFELDQMS is encoded by the coding sequence GTGACACTTATTGTTCAAAAATACGGCGGCACATCGGTTGGAAGCACGGAGCGGATAAAAAATGTCGCGCGCCGTATCGCCAAATTTCAGTCTCGCGGCCATCAGATCGTAGTAGTGGTTTCTGCCATGAGCGGGGAGACCAATCGCCTTATTGCCCTCGCCAGGGAATTTCAGGCGAATCCCCATCCAAGGGAACTGGATGTCATGGTATCGACCGGTGAGCAGGTCTCCGTGGCGTTGTTGTCGATGGCCCTCATGGATCTCGGCGTCCAGGCGAAGAGCTATACCGGGTCACAGGTTCGTATACTGACCGACAATGCCCATACCAAGGCGCGCATTCTTAAAATCGACGAAGATAAAATCCGCGCGGATCTCGACGCCGGATACGTTGTGGCCGTGGCAGGATTTCAGGGAGTGGACGAGGCGGGCAGCATTACCACACTAGGTCGAGGCGGATCGGATACCACTGCGGTCGCGTTAGCAGCAGCGCTCAAGGCGGACGAATGTCAAATCTATACCGACGTGGATGGCGTTTATACCACCGACCCTCGAATCGTGCCTGAAGCGCGCAAACTCAGGACCATTACTTTCGAGGAAATGCTCGAAATGGCCAGCCTCGGTTCAAAGGTACTGCAAATTCGCTCAGTGGAATTTGCCGGTAAATACAAGGTTAAATTAAGGGTATTGTCCAGTTTCGAGGAAGAGGGCGAGGGCACCCTGATTACTTTCGAGGAAGAAGAAAACATGGAGCATGCGATTATATCGGGTATCGCATTCAATCGTGATGAAGCCAAGATCACTGTACAGGGCGTTCCGGATCGCCCCGGTATCGCTTATCAAATTCTTGGTCCGGTGGCCGATGCCAATATTGATGTGGATATGATCATCCAGAACGTCGGCCATGATGGCATGACCGATTTTTCGTTCACCGTAAATCGTAGCGATTTCACCAGAACAGTAGATATCCTGAAGAATCAGGTGCAGCCGCACATCGGTGCGCGCGGGGTGATCGGAGGCGACAGGATCGCCAAAGTCTCCATTGTGGGCGTTGGCATGCGTTCTCATGTGGGCATCGCCAGCAGAATGTTTCGCGCCCTGGCCGAAGAAGGCATCAATATTCAGATGATCTCGACCTCAGAAATAAAGATTTCCGTGGTCGTTGATGAAAAGTACATGGAACTCGCTGTGCGCGTGTTGCATAAAATATTTGAACTGGATCAGATGTCGTGA
- a CDS encoding helix-turn-helix domain-containing protein produces MKLFEEISNPREIRRKLGLNQHDFWSKVGVTQSGGSRYESGRNMPRPVRELVRLVHIEHIDLGKIKKDDLAVAALLKSQNPDLYKSLKKAAKAK; encoded by the coding sequence ATGAAACTCTTCGAAGAAATATCCAATCCCCGTGAAATCCGTCGCAAATTGGGTCTTAATCAGCATGACTTCTGGAGCAAGGTCGGCGTCACGCAAAGTGGCGGCTCCCGTTATGAAAGTGGACGAAATATGCCACGGCCTGTAAGGGAGCTGGTGCGGCTTGTGCATATCGAACACATCGATCTTGGCAAGATCAAGAAGGATGATTTGGCTGTGGCAGCGCTACTGAAAAGCCAGAATCCGGATTTGTACAAGAGTCTGAAGAAAGCCGCCAAAGCGAAATAA
- a CDS encoding radical SAM protein — translation MQRTSKLLHIADHSRDIAGLTYVYPVVSRRSGGVSIGINLNPNNACNWRCVYCQVPDLKRGAAPQIDLTALETELRAFLHEILHGDFMLTQVIPEARRINDIALSGNGEPTSAREFAQVIALIGRVKADYDLPSNLKLVLITNGSLIDRLDVQTGLSAMAQLNGEVWFKLDSVTRGGRQLINNTRMSLQRMRQNLRLATTLCPTWLQTCVFRIDGIPPSTGESEAYLNFIEDFLIEGGQLKGVLLYGLARPSMQPEAPRLTKVSQVWMETFSARIQALGIDVKLNA, via the coding sequence TTGCAGCGCACCTCTAAACTATTGCATATCGCTGACCACAGCCGCGACATTGCGGGTCTTACTTACGTTTATCCGGTAGTTTCGCGGCGCTCTGGCGGGGTGTCGATAGGCATCAATCTGAATCCCAATAATGCCTGCAACTGGCGCTGTGTTTATTGCCAGGTTCCCGATCTCAAACGCGGCGCAGCGCCACAAATTGATCTCACCGCACTTGAAACGGAGTTGCGGGCATTCCTGCATGAAATCCTGCACGGCGACTTCATGTTGACACAAGTCATCCCGGAAGCGCGGCGCATCAATGATATCGCCTTATCCGGTAACGGCGAGCCTACCAGCGCGCGGGAATTCGCACAGGTGATCGCGTTGATTGGGCGCGTAAAAGCTGATTACGATTTACCCAGTAATCTTAAACTGGTGCTGATCACTAACGGCAGCCTGATCGATCGACTGGACGTGCAGACGGGGTTGAGCGCGATGGCGCAGCTCAACGGCGAGGTCTGGTTCAAACTTGACAGCGTTACTCGCGGGGGGCGGCAGCTCATCAATAATACAAGGATGAGCTTGCAGCGAATGCGCCAAAACCTGCGGTTGGCAACGACATTGTGTCCCACCTGGCTGCAAACCTGCGTGTTTCGGATCGACGGCATTCCACCTTCGACCGGGGAGTCGGAGGCCTATCTCAACTTTATCGAGGACTTCCTGATAGAGGGCGGACAACTGAAAGGCGTGCTGCTTTATGGCCTTGCCCGTCCCTCCATGCAACCGGAGGCGCCCCGGCTTACTAAAGTCAGTCAAGTGTGGATGGAAACGTTTTCAGCAAGGATTCAGGCGCTGGGCATTGATGTCAAGCTAAATGCCTGA
- the queD gene encoding 6-carboxytetrahydropterin synthase QueD: protein MLITRRLEFDAGHRIPAHQSKCRHLHGHRYAIEVTLSGLIITEAGAAEQGMVMDYSEVKRIANVALVDLWDHAFLVYRQDVEVLQFLQSLDDHKTVVLDSPPTAENLALTAFRILDVAYQDTYGNHLRLEQVRLFETPNCWADAVRGKF, encoded by the coding sequence ATGTTAATTACACGCAGGCTGGAATTCGACGCTGGCCACCGCATCCCCGCGCACCAAAGCAAATGCCGACACCTGCACGGGCACCGATACGCTATCGAAGTAACCTTGTCGGGCCTCATTATTACTGAGGCAGGCGCTGCCGAGCAAGGGATGGTAATGGATTATTCCGAAGTAAAACGTATCGCCAATGTTGCCTTGGTGGATTTGTGGGATCATGCATTCCTGGTTTATCGCCAGGATGTCGAAGTTTTACAATTCCTTCAATCTCTCGATGATCACAAAACAGTCGTGCTGGACAGCCCACCCACAGCTGAAAATCTCGCGCTTACCGCATTTCGGATACTAGACGTCGCCTACCAGGATACTTACGGCAATCACCTGAGGCTGGAGCAGGTACGCCTGTTTGAAACGCCTAATTGCTGGGCGGATGCGGTACGCGGTAAATTTTAA
- a CDS encoding peroxiredoxin, with protein MLNQPVPDFEVPSTSNKIFRLSAASEKNLVIYFYPKDNTPGCTIEGQEFRDAYDDFAKLGCDIVGISRDSIKSHDGFKIKMDFPFELLSDSDESVCKLFNVIKMKNMYGKQVRGIERSTFVLDGRQILRREWRGVKVAGHVQEVLEFVKTLPRESHEP; from the coding sequence ATGCTAAATCAACCCGTTCCCGATTTTGAGGTTCCATCGACCAGCAACAAAATCTTCCGCTTGTCCGCAGCCTCAGAGAAAAATTTGGTAATTTATTTTTATCCCAAAGATAACACCCCCGGTTGCACAATCGAGGGGCAGGAGTTTCGCGACGCATATGATGACTTTGCAAAACTTGGTTGCGATATTGTTGGCATCTCGCGCGACAGCATCAAATCGCATGACGGGTTCAAAATCAAAATGGACTTCCCCTTTGAGCTGTTGAGCGACTCGGACGAATCCGTCTGCAAACTGTTCAATGTCATCAAGATGAAAAATATGTACGGTAAACAGGTACGTGGAATCGAGCGTAGCACCTTCGTGCTGGATGGGAGGCAAATACTGCGCAGGGAATGGCGGGGAGTCAAGGTAGCCGGTCACGTTCAGGAGGTGCTGGAATTCGTCAAGACACTGCCGAGGGAGAGTCATGAGCCCTAG
- a CDS encoding PhoH family protein, with product MSPRKTASSPTSSITPVTRLHANPKLFVLDSNVLMHDPTSLFRFQEHDIYITMMTLEELDNNKKGMSEVARNARQTSRFLDEIVNSAITDIDEGIPLQPHGSKSATGRLFLQTQAISSVLPMRLASGSADNQIIGVVKFLHETYQNRTVVLVSKDINMRIKSRALGLAAEDYFNDKVLEDTDLLFSGIQELPGDFWDKHGKDMESWQQGGQTFYRVNGPLCADFMINQFVYLEHDKPFYALVKERNGRTAVLQTLKDYGHQKNNVWGITARNREQNFALNLLMNPEIDFVTLLGQAGTGKTLLTLAAGLMQTLEHKIYSEIIMTRVTVPVGEDIGFLPGTEEEKMTPWMGAVEDNLDVLNKTDSSAGEWGRAATLDLIRSRIKIKSLNFMRGRTFINKFLIIDEAQNLTPKQMKTLITRAGPATKVICLGNIAQIDTPYLSEGSSGLTYVVDRFKGWNHSGHVTLQRGERSRLADYAAEVL from the coding sequence ATGAGCCCTAGAAAAACAGCCTCCTCTCCGACTTCGTCCATTACTCCCGTCACTCGGCTACATGCCAACCCCAAGCTTTTCGTGCTGGACAGCAATGTGCTGATGCATGATCCCACCAGTCTGTTCCGCTTCCAGGAGCATGACATCTACATCACGATGATGACCCTCGAGGAGCTCGACAATAACAAGAAGGGCATGTCCGAAGTGGCTCGTAATGCGCGACAAACCAGCCGTTTTCTAGATGAGATCGTGAACAGCGCTATCACCGATATCGACGAAGGTATCCCTCTGCAACCGCACGGCAGCAAGAGCGCCACCGGGAGGCTGTTTCTTCAGACCCAGGCGATTAGCAGCGTCCTGCCCATGCGCCTGGCAAGCGGCAGCGCTGACAATCAGATTATCGGTGTCGTAAAATTTTTGCACGAAACCTATCAGAACCGCACGGTGGTCCTGGTTTCCAAGGACATCAACATGCGCATCAAGTCGCGCGCATTGGGACTGGCTGCGGAAGACTACTTCAACGACAAGGTCCTCGAAGACACTGATCTCCTTTTTTCCGGAATACAAGAGCTACCAGGCGACTTCTGGGATAAGCACGGCAAGGATATGGAATCATGGCAGCAGGGCGGTCAGACGTTCTATCGCGTCAATGGACCGCTATGCGCGGATTTCATGATCAATCAGTTCGTCTATCTGGAACATGACAAGCCGTTCTATGCCCTCGTCAAGGAGCGTAACGGCCGGACCGCTGTTCTGCAAACCCTTAAAGACTACGGTCATCAAAAAAATAACGTTTGGGGGATCACGGCGCGTAACCGCGAGCAAAATTTCGCGCTCAACTTGCTGATGAATCCGGAGATCGATTTTGTCACTCTGCTGGGGCAGGCCGGCACGGGCAAGACGCTGCTTACCTTGGCGGCCGGGCTGATGCAGACATTGGAGCACAAGATTTATTCGGAAATAATTATGACTCGAGTCACGGTGCCGGTAGGAGAAGACATCGGCTTTCTACCCGGCACGGAAGAAGAAAAGATGACACCGTGGATGGGCGCGGTGGAAGACAATCTTGACGTGCTCAACAAAACAGACAGCAGTGCGGGAGAATGGGGACGCGCAGCCACCCTTGATCTGATTCGCTCGCGCATCAAGATAAAATCGCTCAATTTCATGCGCGGGCGCACGTTTATAAATAAGTTCCTCATCATCGACGAGGCCCAGAATTTAACTCCCAAGCAGATGAAAACCCTCATTACCCGGGCGGGACCCGCTACCAAAGTCATCTGCCTGGGCAATATTGCCCAAATAGACACACCATATTTGTCCGAGGGCAGTTCAGGACTGACCTACGTCGTAGACCGGTTCAAGGGGTGGAACCACAGCGGACACGTGACATTGCAACGCGGCGAGCGCTCGCGACTGGCCGATTATGCGGCGGAGGTGTTATAG
- the dnaB gene encoding replicative DNA helicase, with product MAQFLTSPASDQLLESYKMPPHSVEAEQSVLGGLMLDNHAWDRVADVLTEDDFYRQDHRLIYRHICKLVEHSKPADVVTVAESLEMSAELQNVGGLAYVGIIVQNTPSAANIRRYAEIVRERSVMRKLAQVGSEISDSAYSPSGRSAANLLDEAEAKVFEIAESGARGKQGFIDIQPLLKQVVERIETLYNQDTPSDVTGIATGFHDLDQKTSGLQPGDLVIVAGRPSMGKTAFALNIAEHVALMLGKAVAVFSMEMGGAQLAMRMLGSVGRLDQHKVRTGRLEDEDWSKLTHALGKLSDAPLFIDESAALNALELRARARRLHRQQGELGLIVVDYLQLMSSTSHGENRATEISEISRSLKALAKELNVPVVALSQLNRSLEQRPNKRPVMSDLRESGAIEQDADLILFIYRDEVYNPETQDKGIAEIIIGKQRNGPIGKVDLTFLGEYTRFESYAKSGHY from the coding sequence ATGGCTCAATTCCTCACCTCGCCCGCCAGCGATCAATTGCTCGAATCCTACAAAATGCCTCCCCATTCGGTGGAAGCGGAGCAGTCCGTCCTGGGCGGACTGATGCTCGATAACCATGCATGGGATAGGGTGGCCGATGTTCTTACGGAGGATGATTTTTATCGGCAGGATCATCGCCTCATTTACCGGCACATTTGCAAGCTGGTTGAGCATAGCAAACCGGCAGACGTGGTGACAGTTGCCGAGTCGCTTGAAATGTCAGCGGAACTGCAAAATGTAGGTGGACTGGCGTATGTCGGCATAATTGTTCAAAACACCCCATCCGCAGCCAACATCCGGCGTTACGCCGAGATCGTGCGGGAGCGGTCGGTGATGCGCAAACTCGCGCAAGTCGGATCCGAAATCTCCGACTCTGCTTATAGCCCGTCGGGGCGTTCGGCAGCCAACCTGCTGGATGAAGCCGAAGCGAAGGTGTTTGAGATTGCGGAGTCAGGGGCGCGCGGCAAGCAGGGATTCATCGATATTCAGCCCCTTCTCAAGCAGGTCGTAGAGCGGATCGAGACACTTTACAACCAGGATACTCCCAGTGACGTGACTGGCATCGCGACCGGCTTCCACGACCTCGACCAGAAAACCTCCGGCTTGCAGCCGGGCGACCTGGTTATTGTAGCTGGTCGTCCGTCTATGGGAAAAACAGCTTTTGCCCTCAATATTGCAGAGCATGTGGCGCTCATGCTGGGAAAAGCCGTCGCGGTGTTCAGCATGGAAATGGGCGGCGCTCAACTGGCAATGCGGATGCTTGGCTCGGTAGGGCGTCTCGATCAGCACAAGGTGCGTACCGGGCGTTTAGAGGACGAGGATTGGTCGAAGTTGACCCATGCGCTCGGGAAGCTGAGTGATGCGCCCCTCTTCATTGACGAGAGCGCTGCATTGAACGCACTGGAATTGCGAGCGCGGGCGCGAAGACTTCATCGCCAGCAGGGGGAATTGGGATTAATCGTCGTGGATTATCTGCAGCTCATGTCTTCTACCAGCCACGGAGAGAATCGCGCTACTGAGATTTCAGAAATTTCGCGTTCGCTAAAGGCGCTGGCAAAAGAACTGAATGTGCCTGTGGTCGCATTGTCGCAATTGAACCGTAGCCTGGAACAGCGCCCGAACAAGCGGCCGGTCATGTCCGATTTGCGTGAGTCAGGCGCAATAGAACAGGATGCGGACCTGATTCTTTTTATCTATCGGGATGAGGTCTACAACCCGGAGACACAGGATAAGGGGATTGCCGAGATCATCATTGGCAAGCAGCGTAATGGGCCGATAGGCAAGGTAGACCTGACCTTTCTTGGCGAATACACTCGCTTTGAAAGCTACGCTAAATCAGGACATTATTAG
- the rplI gene encoding 50S ribosomal protein L9, which yields MQIILMEKVVNLGQLGDVVKVKNGYARNFLIPQGKARRATSTAIAEFEARRAELEKTQAEILAAAQAYAAKLEGLMVQISRKAGVDGKLFGSVTNADIEEVLKAQGFEIERAMIRMPQGSLKQIGDHPVAIALHSDVIAHIVVSVLGEPTS from the coding sequence ATGCAGATCATTCTGATGGAGAAGGTGGTCAACCTGGGTCAGCTGGGCGATGTCGTCAAAGTAAAAAACGGGTATGCACGAAATTTTCTCATTCCGCAGGGCAAGGCCAGGCGGGCAACTTCAACCGCCATCGCCGAGTTCGAGGCGCGGCGCGCGGAATTGGAAAAAACCCAGGCGGAAATATTGGCTGCTGCGCAGGCGTACGCGGCCAAGCTGGAGGGCCTCATGGTGCAGATTTCCCGAAAAGCTGGCGTGGACGGCAAGCTGTTTGGTTCGGTTACCAACGCCGATATCGAGGAAGTACTTAAAGCTCAGGGCTTTGAGATTGAGCGTGCAATGATACGTATGCCGCAGGGGTCTTTAAAGCAGATTGGAGACCATCCGGTAGCGATCGCGTTGCATAGCGACGTAATCGCGCATATCGTTGTCTCTGTGCTGGGCGAACCTACTTCCTGA
- the rpsR gene encoding 30S ribosomal protein S18, whose product MARFTTKRKDGKDKDKDKKASRPLFKRRKFCRFTAEGIQTVDYKDVDLLKDFINENGRIIPARITGTKSRYQRQLGIAVERARFLALLPYTDLH is encoded by the coding sequence ATGGCTCGGTTTACGACAAAACGTAAAGATGGCAAGGACAAGGATAAGGATAAAAAAGCAAGCCGTCCGCTGTTTAAGCGCAGAAAATTCTGCCGCTTTACCGCTGAGGGCATCCAGACGGTTGATTACAAGGACGTCGACTTGTTGAAAGATTTCATCAATGAAAATGGCAGGATTATTCCTGCCCGCATTACCGGTACCAAGTCGCGTTATCAGCGCCAGTTGGGTATTGCCGTGGAGCGTGCACGCTTTCTTGCATTGCTTCCTTACACTGACTTGCACTAA
- the priB gene encoding primosomal replication protein N, with product MRYTPAGIAVTEFKIGHASRQIEAGKPRKVECEIPVVALAQSLETVAAITPGTMVKVAGFLAKKSRMSLQLVLHASKIDFI from the coding sequence TTGCGCTATACACCAGCGGGGATAGCGGTGACGGAATTCAAGATCGGCCACGCCTCACGTCAAATTGAGGCGGGTAAGCCGCGCAAGGTGGAATGCGAAATTCCCGTCGTGGCGCTGGCGCAATCGTTAGAGACCGTGGCGGCGATCACACCTGGAACCATGGTGAAGGTCGCCGGTTTTCTGGCAAAAAAAAGCCGCATGAGCTTGCAGCTGGTGTTGCATGCGAGCAAAATCGATTTTATTTAA
- the rpsF gene encoding 30S ribosomal protein S6 — MRHYEIVFIVHPDQSEQVPAMVERYRGIVIARNGSVHRLEDWGRRQLSYLIQKVHKAHYVLMNIECDQETLDELDHSFKFNDAILRHLTIKMDGPITAPSPMMREEKPRPAAAPAEDAKETTLAT; from the coding sequence ATGCGCCATTATGAAATCGTTTTCATTGTTCATCCCGACCAGAGCGAGCAGGTGCCCGCGATGGTCGAGCGATACCGCGGCATCGTCATCGCCAGAAATGGCAGCGTTCATCGCCTCGAAGACTGGGGACGCCGCCAGCTCAGCTACCTGATCCAGAAGGTTCATAAAGCGCATTATGTGCTGATGAATATCGAATGCGATCAGGAAACGCTGGACGAACTGGATCATTCATTCAAGTTCAACGACGCGATACTGCGTCATCTTACGATTAAGATGGATGGGCCGATCACAGCACCCTCGCCCATGATGCGCGAAGAAAAGCCGAGGCCGGCCGCCGCTCCTGCGGAGGACGCCAAAGAGACCACGCTCGCGACATAG
- the rlmB gene encoding 23S rRNA (guanosine(2251)-2'-O)-methyltransferase RlmB, which produces MSTNRLMFGFHAITSRVRQNPASVKEIFLDSSRRDPRARDLALLAENSGIKLISCDSSRLAGMAQGVRHQGVAASIDPTRSHIDVEDVLDTLAEPALLLVLDGIQDPHNLGACLRVSDAFGVHAVIAPKDRAVGLTATVFKVASGAADAVPYISVTNLARTLRGLKQRGISIVGATADVDSDLNTVELDGPIAWVLGAEGKGMRRLTRETCDRLVSIPMLGSVESLNVSVSAGICLFETRRQRSKG; this is translated from the coding sequence ATGTCCACCAATCGTCTGATGTTCGGTTTCCACGCGATTACGAGCCGGGTGCGGCAGAATCCCGCCAGCGTCAAGGAAATTTTTCTTGACAGTAGTCGGCGCGACCCGCGCGCTCGCGATCTGGCGCTGCTCGCCGAGAATAGCGGCATCAAACTAATATCGTGCGATAGCAGCAGACTGGCAGGAATGGCCCAAGGCGTCCGCCATCAGGGTGTAGCAGCGTCGATAGACCCCACGCGCAGCCACATCGATGTCGAAGACGTGCTCGATACGCTTGCTGAGCCCGCGCTTCTGCTGGTGCTCGACGGGATACAGGACCCGCATAATCTGGGTGCCTGCCTGCGCGTTTCGGACGCGTTTGGTGTCCACGCGGTGATCGCGCCCAAGGATCGTGCGGTCGGGCTAACGGCCACGGTATTTAAGGTCGCGAGCGGAGCAGCGGATGCCGTTCCCTATATTTCCGTTACCAATCTTGCGCGTACGTTGCGGGGATTGAAGCAGCGCGGTATTTCGATAGTCGGCGCCACGGCTGACGTGGACAGCGACCTCAATACTGTCGAGCTGGATGGGCCCATCGCGTGGGTTCTGGGCGCCGAAGGGAAAGGGATGCGGCGCCTGACGCGGGAAACTTGTGACCGGCTTGTTTCCATCCCCATGCTGGGTAGCGTGGAGAGCCTCAACGTTTCGGTCAGCGCTGGCATCTGTTTGTTTGAGACGCGCCGACAGCGCAGCAAGGGTTGA
- the rnr gene encoding ribonuclease R, whose amino-acid sequence MSIKKRRNLRALDPHLQREKERYGHALPSREFMLQILEEQGVPVNEKALRSLLEIIEEEEEIFGRRVSAMLREGQIMRNRKGDICVVEKLDLIKGRVQGHADGFGFLIPDDASPDLFLSAKEMHKALHGDRVMVREIGVDRRGRREAAIVEVLERAVTQLVGRLHADHGILFVEAENKRISQDILIPPEESTGAKAGQVVIVEIIQQPSKHAQPIGRIVEVLGEYTAPGMEIEIAVRKYDLPYQFPTQVKKLSDKFPHKVTEGELTGREDLRHLPLVTIDGETARDFDDAVYCERDGKGYKLYVAIADVSHYVQTRDALDQEAFNRGNSVYFPRRVIPMLPEVLSNGLCSLNPQVERLCMVCEMNIDPLGDFGGYRFYPAVMFSHARLTYTKVAAMLEDPKGEDATQHNKLLPHIQLLHKLFKILLKARGKRGAIDFETIETQMVFNDQGKIERILPVKRNDAHRLIEECMLAANVCASDFLQKHKQPTLYRIHEGPTPEKLVALRDFLKEFGVQLRGGDEPQAKDYAKTLTKIKDRPDAQLLQTVMLRSLRQAVYSPDNVGHFGLAYESYTHFTSPIRRYPDLLVHRAIKAVLNGTVYTPGNWHELGEHCSLTERRADDASRDVESWLKCFYMQDKVGECFDGVISGVTGFGLFVALDGIYVEGLVHISELPSDYFHFDPGKHMLLGERTGKRYRLGDRLRVEVARVDLETSKIDFVLTNNCDS is encoded by the coding sequence TTGTCAATCAAGAAAAGACGCAACCTTCGTGCGCTGGACCCTCATCTTCAACGGGAGAAAGAGCGCTATGGACACGCGTTGCCGAGTCGCGAGTTCATGCTGCAAATCCTGGAAGAGCAGGGTGTTCCGGTAAATGAAAAAGCGTTGCGCAGCCTTCTCGAAATTATCGAGGAAGAAGAAGAAATATTCGGTCGCCGGGTTTCCGCAATGTTACGCGAGGGTCAGATCATGCGTAACCGCAAGGGAGACATCTGCGTTGTCGAGAAGCTCGATCTTATCAAGGGAAGGGTACAGGGTCACGCAGATGGTTTTGGCTTCCTGATACCCGATGATGCGAGTCCGGATTTGTTTTTAAGTGCGAAAGAAATGCATAAGGCGCTGCACGGGGACCGGGTTATGGTGCGCGAGATTGGCGTAGACCGGCGAGGACGCAGGGAAGCCGCCATTGTGGAGGTGCTCGAGCGCGCGGTGACGCAATTGGTCGGGCGATTGCACGCCGATCACGGCATTTTGTTCGTGGAGGCGGAGAATAAGCGTATCAGTCAGGATATTCTGATACCTCCGGAAGAATCTACGGGAGCCAAGGCAGGTCAGGTAGTGATTGTCGAAATCATCCAGCAGCCCAGCAAACATGCTCAACCCATCGGTCGTATTGTCGAGGTCCTGGGTGAGTATACGGCTCCCGGAATGGAGATCGAAATTGCGGTGCGTAAATACGATCTGCCTTACCAGTTTCCCACCCAGGTCAAAAAGCTTTCCGACAAATTTCCCCACAAGGTCACGGAAGGTGAGTTGACAGGTCGAGAGGATCTTCGCCATCTGCCTCTGGTCACTATCGACGGTGAAACTGCTCGCGACTTTGACGACGCAGTGTATTGCGAACGCGACGGAAAGGGATATAAGTTGTACGTCGCGATCGCGGATGTCAGTCATTATGTGCAAACACGCGACGCGCTCGATCAGGAAGCGTTCAATCGTGGGAATTCGGTTTACTTCCCGCGACGTGTTATCCCGATGCTGCCGGAAGTGCTTTCGAACGGCTTATGTTCCCTTAACCCGCAAGTTGAGCGTTTATGCATGGTGTGTGAGATGAATATCGACCCCCTTGGCGACTTCGGTGGGTATCGTTTTTATCCGGCGGTAATGTTTTCCCACGCGCGGCTTACCTATACCAAAGTGGCGGCGATGCTGGAAGATCCCAAGGGGGAGGATGCCACGCAGCATAATAAGCTCCTGCCCCATATTCAGTTACTCCATAAGCTATTCAAGATATTACTGAAGGCGCGCGGGAAGCGGGGCGCAATCGATTTTGAAACCATCGAAACTCAGATGGTTTTTAATGACCAAGGTAAAATCGAGCGCATTCTCCCGGTAAAGCGCAACGATGCCCATCGTCTGATTGAAGAATGCATGCTCGCGGCAAACGTATGCGCTTCCGATTTTTTGCAAAAGCACAAACAGCCGACCCTCTACCGCATCCATGAAGGTCCCACACCGGAAAAGCTGGTGGCCCTGCGCGACTTTCTTAAGGAATTCGGGGTGCAGCTGAGGGGTGGCGACGAACCCCAGGCCAAGGATTATGCAAAAACTTTAACCAAGATCAAGGACAGGCCCGATGCGCAGCTCTTGCAAACAGTAATGCTGCGGTCGTTACGTCAAGCGGTTTACAGTCCGGATAACGTAGGTCACTTTGGGCTCGCCTATGAATCCTATACCCACTTCACATCGCCGATCCGGCGTTATCCCGACCTCCTGGTGCATCGTGCCATCAAGGCAGTGCTGAACGGAACTGTCTATACTCCCGGCAACTGGCATGAATTGGGCGAGCATTGCTCGCTAACCGAGCGGCGCGCCGATGATGCCAGCCGCGATGTGGAGTCATGGCTCAAGTGTTTTTACATGCAGGATAAAGTCGGCGAATGTTTTGATGGCGTCATCAGCGGGGTCACTGGCTTCGGGCTTTTCGTAGCGCTTGACGGCATTTATGTGGAAGGGTTGGTGCATATTTCAGAGTTGCCCAGCGATTATTTTCATTTCGATCCCGGTAAGCACATGTTGCTGGGAGAGCGCACCGGCAAGCGCTACCGCCTTGGGGACCGGCTTAGAGTCGAAGTGGCAAGGGTGGATCTGGAAACGAGCAAGATTGATTTTGTTTTGACTAACAATTGCGATTCATGA